The Homo sapiens chromosome 16, GRCh38.p14 Primary Assembly genome includes the window CCCTGTTCATGCCGACGCTTGCACGACCGCCCCAGTTCCTGTGGCTCCCTCGGAATGCTAAGGGGATCGGACATGAAAGGACCCTGTGAGCCGATTGTCCTATCTCCAGCGGCCCTGTCATCCAGCTCACTCATCAATGGGGCCAGTCAGGCCCAGGCACTGGGCTCCGGAGGACTCACCACTGCCCCCTGCTGCCATGTGGACTGGTGCAAGTTGAGGACTTCTTGCTGGTCTAGTCACGCATGCAGTGTTGGGGATGCCTTGGTTTTTACTGCTCTGAGAATTGTTGAGATACTTTACTAATAAACTGTGTAGTTGGAAAATCTACATTTGCATTGTCTGGCCAGCTCTAATGCAGAGGAGCTGGTGGGCTTGCCCTGGATCACAGGGTCTTGTGGTTTCAGTTTATAATTTGAGTAATGCAGGGACTAAGTGAAAAACTCCTTCTGTAGGAATCTGGGGCCTGGACCCCGTAGGGATAGAAGACGACCCAGGACACCCTGGCCCTGAGTTCCGGGGCATGCGGCTCCCACTCCGGCCCCCTTGCTTCTGCCCTCCCTGTGGTGCAGTGACGTGAGTGGATTGTCCTCTTGTTGCTGCAACACTGAAACGCTGGCGGAGCAGTAAGGAGGCAGCCACAGGTGCAGTCACACACCCGAGGGTGGCATCTCTGAGAGATGCCTTGACCTTTGCCCCAGTTCTCCAAATCCAAAGACCAGCACATCGATGGGAGGGTTTTAGCTGGTGTAGCCAAGGGTAGTGTCCTcggtaattgttttttttttgctgttgtgttggtttttggcagagtcttgctctgtcgcccaggctagagtgcagtggcgccatctcggctcactgcagcctcgatcttctgggctcaagcaatcctcctgactcagcctcccaagtagctgggaccgcaggcacgCACCAttatgcccgactaatttttgtactttttgtagagacagggctagACTCGAatttctgagttcaagtgatcctcctgccttggcctcccaatgtgttgggattacaggtgtgagccactgtgccaagccttttgtgaaattaatttattattttttaattattatttgtttttggagatggaatcttgctctgtagtccaggctggagtgcagtggcacgatcttgggtcagtgcaacctccgcctcccgggttcacgccattctcctgcctcagcctcccaagtaggtgggaccacaggcgcctgccaccacgcccggctaattttttgtatttttagtagagtcggggtttcaccatgttagccaggatggtctcgatctcctgacctcgtgatctgcctgccttgggctcccaaaatgctgggattacaggtgtgagccagcacgcccagctcttaaatttttcatttttgagacggaggcttaactctgtcacccaggctggagtgcagtggtgcagtctcgactcactgtaacctctgcctcctgggttcaagtgattcccctgtcctactctctggagtagctaggattacaggtgtacacaaccacacatggctaatttttgtatttttagtagaggcgggattttgccatgttggctaggccggtctccaactcctgacctcaggtgatccacccgcctcggcctcccaaagtgctgggatttacaggcatgagccaccgtgcctggcctgtgaaatacttttttttctttttgagactgagtcttgctctgttgcccaggctagagtgcagtaatgtgatcttggctcactgcaacctctgcctccccagttcaagcaattctggtgactcagcctcctaagtagctaggattacaggcatgcgccaccacgcccagcttttttgtatttttagtagagacagggtttcaccatcttagccagggtgatctcaaactcttgacctcggctgatccgcccacctcagcctcccaaagtgctggaactgtGAAATTCTTAAAATGTGGATTacgttggccaggcacggtggctcacgcctgtaatcccagcactttgggaggcccaggcgggcggatcgcgaggtcaggagatcgagaccatcctggctaacacagtgaaaccccgtctgtactaaaaatacaaaaaatcagctgggcgtgatggtgggcgcctgtagtcccagctacttgggaggcagaggcaggagaatggcgtgaacccgggaggcagaacttgcagtgaacagagatcgcaccactgaactccagcctgggcaacagagggagactccgtctcaaaaaaaaaaaataataataagttttACCAGGAGGAAGCGTGGTGATTGGGTGAGGGTAGGGAAGAAAGAGGGTTATTGGGATTTAAAGGTTTCCAGGTAGCAGTAAGATGGATGGTGCCTTCACAGACTTATACTAGAGAAGAGATGGCTTTTTGTTGATGCTTTTCTTTGTGAAGGAAGGCAGTAGGCACAGCAGGTCAGAGTGTGACATTTTCAGTCGGGTACCCCTGACCTTAGAGAAGTCACCTAATCCTGGGCCAAGGGAAAGCGACAGAGGCCAACAGTAACTCCgtctactaaaataccaaaaattagcagggtgtggcggcgggcgcctgtaatcccagctactcgggaggctgaggcagaattgcttgaacctgggacgcggaggctgcagtgagccgagatcgcgccattgcactccagcctgggcgacggagcgagactccgtctccaaaaaaaaaaaacaaaaaaaaaaaccacaaatgttCTAAATGGATGGGAGGAGAATAAACGCTGGAACGACAAGGACGAAGGCCTTAGGTTGCGCAAACTCGGATGTCACTGAAGTTTTTCTGCCTTTGCGCTGCAAACGTGTCTCACAAATGTGAACAAACAGAATTCCTCGGGCGTCGCCCGTTCGCCGTCGGCCCAGATACCGGACTCGCGCGCGTTAGCCCGCAAGACAGGACTCGGCCGCGGCCCGCGCAGCGGCTGAAGCGCCGGGGCAGTAACGGCGGACGTCAAGCAAGTCCGGCCGTCGGTTACTCAGGGCCCAGGAATCACGGCCGCCCCGCCGCATTCTCAGCGGCAACATGTCTGCGACGGCGGCCCTAGGGCTGCCGGGAGAGCCGCGGCGACGTCAGTTCCTCCTTTCGGGGCTCTGATTGGTCAGAGCGCCCGGCGCTTCTGGTTGGCCGGCCCTGCTATCATCCCAGAGTGCATTGCGGGGCCGCTTCCTTTCCGCTCGGCTGTTTTCCTGCGCAGGAGGTGAGGGAGACTGGGTCCTGGCCTTTGGGCATCATCCAGCGCCATCGGCCTGGCGCTTCAGCCAACGCGGGAGTGGATGGGCCCCTTCTTCTTCGCAGACAGCGTTCGGCCGCTGCCCGGGCTCTAGGCGCGGCCGGACGGCCCAGTCTGGAGGGTTCGGGGCGGAGGCCCGGGGGGGTGCGCGCGCCCGGGGTCCGGCCTCTCACTCGCTCCCCTCTCGTCCGCAGCCGCAGGGCCGTAGgcagccatggcgcccagccggAATGGCATGGTCTTGAAGCCCCACTTCCACAAGGACTGGCAGCGGCGCGTGGCCACGTGGTTCAACCAGCCGGCCCGTAAGATCCGCAGGTGAGCCCTGCGCTCGGGGCTGCCCCTGGGGCTCGTGCCCGCGGCTGCGCCTTGGCTTGCGGGTGGCCGATGCCAGGGCGGGGGGCGCTGTCTGCAACCGTCGCGGAGCGCTGGCCTGGCGGCCTTAGGCAAGGGTGACCGCCGCTGCGCTTCTCTCCACCAGACGTAAGGCCCGGCAAGCCAAGGCGCGCCGCATCGCCCCGCGCCCCGCGTCGGGTCCCATCCGGCCCATCGTGCGCTGCCCCACGGTTCGGTACCACACGAAGGTGCGCGCCGGCCGCGGCTTCAGCCTGGAGGAGCTCAGGGTGAGTACTGGCAGCGCTGCGGTGTCAGGAAGGCCCCGAAGTCCCCTCTGTTGGCCTCAGTCGCGTGATGACATTCTCCGGAATCGCTGTACGGCCTTGATGAAAGCACATTTGAACCCTTTTCCATCTGATTGCTGAGGCTTTTCATCCAGGCCTCGGGGCTGGAGAAAGCCCGGGcctgtctccatctctctctggtTCTGGGGCAGGTGGCCGGCATTCACAAGAAGGTGGCCCGGACCATCGGCATTTCTGTGGATCCGAGGAGGCGGAACAAGTCCACGGAGTCCCTGCAGGCCAACGTGCAGCGGCTGAAGGAGTACCGCTCCAAACTCATCCTCTTCCCCAGGAAGCCCTCGGCCCCCAAGAAGGGAGACAGTTCTGTGAGTACACGGCTCTCTGGCCGTCCTGGTGCGCGGGGACAGTGAGGCTTGGCTCCTTTATCAGTGACACCGGTCCCTGGGTCTTGCTGGGGTGAGAAGAACCAAAACATTGTGGGTGATGAGCTAAGCGGGACTGCTAAGGTTCACCTGTGCGTTTCCGCAGAGATAACCTTAATGGACATGGCAAGGCTGTGTGACTTGGAGGCAGCTTTTTCCATTGACGTTGCTCTCCCTAAAATGCTTCgtattccaaaatatttctagaaagaCCTTGTAGGATAAGGTTGATAAAGAGTCCATTGTATACGTTTCCGGGTAGTTAAATTAGGGAACAGTTTTCTCTGCCCCGCCCGTGGTTCACAGGTAGATAACTGTCTCGTGCGTGTTGCGTCAACTCAGTAAGATATAGTCACCTAACTAATAAGGACTGTTCTTAACATTGGGGCCACAAAGTGTGTTGTAGAAAAGGCTCAGACACTGGTCCTGAACACGGAATCCCCAGGGGAAAGTTTGGGGCCAGGTGAGGGTGGAGTCCTTGCAGCAGTGCGGCCAACCCCACTTAACTCTTCTCATTCACCAACAGGCTGAAGAACTGAAACTGGCCACCCAGCTGACCGGACCGGTCATGCCCGTCCGGAACGTAAGTGAACACTTACTCAAATCCAGGCTTCAGACGAGATCAGTGGGTGAACACGTGGGTATCTGAGATGCGGGTGATGGGGGTCAGGCTTAAGAACGTTAATAGTGGCAGTTGTGGGTGTGGAGGTTTGCGGAAAGGAAcatttcttcttagtttttacttcttGCAACCATGAAGCCATACATTGggaagtatttttgtttgttttgtgtttttttgttgttgttggaaagAGAGTTTCTCTATGCTGCTTACATTGGTTTTGaattgctgggtttacaggcttgagccgccaTGTCCAGCTCAgggagggtttttctttttttttttaaatcccagggAAGGTGATTGACTCAGGGTTGCTTTTCAGCAGTACTTATGGCAGCGAACCTGACCCCCAATCCCCGGGAGGTCCTCCAGGTTCTCCTGACGCTTGGTTGTTCCCTTGCCCTTTGGTGCATGTGGGTTTAACAACCTGTCTTTCTCTTCTAGGTCTATAAGAAGGAGAAAGCTCGAGTCATCACTGAGGAAGAGAAGAATTTCAAAGCCTTCGCTAGTCTCCGTATGGCCCGTGCCAACGCCCGGCTCTTCGGCATACGGGCAAAAAGAGCCAAGGAAGCCGCAGAACAggatgttgaaaagaaaaaataaagccctCCTGGGGACTTGGAATCAGTCGGCAGTCATGCTGGGTCTCCACGTGGTGTGTTTCGTGGGAACAACTGGGCCTGGGATGGGGCTTCACTGCTGTGACTTCCTCCTGCCAGGGGATTTGGGGCTTTCTTGAAAGACAGTCCAAGCCCTGGATAATGCTTTACTTTCTGTGTTGAAGCACTGTTGGTTGTTTGGTTAGTGACTGATGTAAAACGGTTTTCTTGTGGGGAGGTTACAGAGGCTGACTTCAGAGTGgacttgtgttttttctttttaaagaggcAAGGTTGGGCTGgtgctcacagctgtaatcccagcactttgaggttggctgggagttcaagaccagcctggccaacatgtcagaactactaaaaataaagaaatcagccATGCTTGGTGCTGCACACTTGTAGTTGCagctcctgggaggcagaggtgagggatcacttaacccaggaggcagaggctgcactgagccaggatcacgccactgcactctagcctgggcaacagtgagactgtctcaaaaaaaaaaaaagagacagggtcttcggcacccaggctggagtacagtgccacaatcatggctcactgcagtcttgaactcatggcctcaagcagtcctccctcagcctcccaagtagagggGTTTATAGGCACGAGACCCTGCACCCAACCTAGAGTTGCCTTTTTTAAGCAAAGCAGTTTCTAGTTAATGTAGCATCTTGGACTTTGGGGCGTCATTCTTAAGCTTGTTGTGCCCGGTAACCATGGTCCTCTTGCTCTGATTAACCCTTCCTTCAATGGGCTTCTTCACCCAGACACCAAGGTATGAGATGGCCCTGCCAAGTGTCGGCCTCTCCTGTTAAACAAAAACATTCTAAAGCCATTGTTCTTGCTTCATGGACAAGAGGCAGCCAGAGAGAGTGCCAGGGTGCCCTGGTCTGAGCTGGCATCCCCATGTCTTCTGTGTCCGAGGGCAGCATGGTTTCTCGTGCAGTGCTCAGACACAGCCTGCCCTAGTCCTACCAGCTCACAGCAGCACCTGCTCTCCTTGGCAGCTATGGCCATGACAACCCCAGAGAAGCAGCTTCAGGGACCGAGTCAGATTCTGTTTTGTCTACATGCCTCTGCCGGGTGCCGGTATTGAGGCACCCAGGGAGCTGTTACTGGCGTGGAAATAGGTGATGCTGCTACCTCTGCTGCTGCACTCACAGCCACACTTGATACACGATGACACCTTGCTTGTTTGGAAACATCTAAACATCTAGTAGATGACTTGCAGGCTGTTGGCTACCAGTTTCCTGTCTGAGGTGTATATGTTAACTTCGTGATCAGTTTGTATGTTTGGGACTCTTGTCCTATGTAAAGTTAaggtgggccgggtgcagtggctcacgcctgtaatcctaacactgggaggccgaggcgggtggatcacctgatggtgaaacctcatctctactgaaaatacaaaaattagctgagtggtgacacacgcctgtaatcccagctacttggtaggcttgaacccaggaggcagagattgcag containing:
- the RPL13 gene encoding large ribosomal subunit protein eL13 isoform 3 (isoform 3 is encoded by transcript variant 4), yielding MAPSRNGMVLKPHFHKDWQRRVATWFNQPARKIRRRKARQAKARRIAPRPASGPIRPIVRCPTVRYHTKVRAGRGFSLEELRVAGIHKKGDSSAEELKLATQLTGPVMPVRNVYKKEKARVITEEEKNFKAFASLRMARANARLFGIRAKRAKEAAEQDVEKKK
- the RPL13 gene encoding large ribosomal subunit protein eL13 isoform 1 (isoform 1 is encoded by transcript variant 2) → MAPSRNGMVLKPHFHKDWQRRVATWFNQPARKIRRRKARQAKARRIAPRPASGPIRPIVRCPTVRYHTKVRAGRGFSLEELRVAGIHKKVARTIGISVDPRRRNKSTESLQANVQRLKEYRSKLILFPRKPSAPKKGDSSAEELKLATQLTGPVMPVRNVYKKEKARVITEEEKNFKAFASLRMARANARLFGIRAKRAKEAAEQDVEKKK